The nucleotide window TCGCAATAACCGGGACGATTTTGATTTCTTTTAATCGTTGTTCAAGTGTTGTCATGGGTAACCTCTAAAGAATAAAGCTTAATGTTGCTACGATAATAAACGCAATACCGCCAAGTAGTGTTTCCATTACCGTCCAAGTTTTTAATGTGGTTTTTTCATCCATCTCCAGCAAGCGAGAAACCAACCAGAAACCAGAATCGTTGAAGTGTGAAAGCACTGTCGCACCACCAGCAATCGCAATCACGATAAAGCATAGATCAAGCTCGCTCAAACCAGTAGACGCAGCCACAACAGGCGAGATAAGTGCAGCAGTAGTCGTCAGCGCCACAGTTGCAGAGCCTTGGGCAACGCGCAGACAGGTTGAGATAACAAATGCTGCAACAATAACGGGCATGCCAGTATTGGTTAATACCCCCGCCAGTGCATCACCAATGCCACTTGAACGCAATACACCGCCAAACATACCGCCTGCGCCTGTGACCAGAATAACGCCACAAATCGGTGCCAGTGACTCGCCACACAGCTTTTCCAGTTTCGCCATACCGTAATCTTTAGCAAATACAGCAAGACATACCACCAGCGTGATCAGCAGGGCTACTGGGGTTTTACCTAGCATACGCAGGAACGAAACCAGCGAAGAGTTGCCATCTATAACACCAGCAACGGCTAACGTGTTAAGAACCGTGTCCAAACAGATAAGTAAGACAGGCAGAATAAGCAGCGTCATTACTGTCGAAAACTTTGGCGCTTTGCTGTCGTCCGCGAACGCATCACTGTCAAAGAATGCTTTAGAAAGTGGGATCTCAAACTTCTTACCAGCATAAATACCAAATAAGTAAGCGCCAAGATACCAAGTCGGAATCGCAACCAGAATACCAACCATCAGCAGCAGGCCAATATTTGCACCAAGGAAATCCGCAGCGGCTACAGGTCCTGGGTGCGGAGGAACAAACGCATGCATTACGGCAAATGCACCTGCAG belongs to Vibrio sp. STUT-A11 and includes:
- a CDS encoding GntP family permease, which codes for MEQLAQAPDPTYLLTIAGLAIAALLVLIIKLKVHAFASLTMVSLGTAIATGVSTDKVVPTMMSGFGGTLASVALLVGLGAMIGKILEVTGGAKVLADTLIGRFGKERAPLALGVASLMFGFPIFFDAGLVVMMPIILSVAARFGGSPLKYALPAAGAFAVMHAFVPPHPGPVAAADFLGANIGLLLMVGILVAIPTWYLGAYLFGIYAGKKFEIPLSKAFFDSDAFADDSKAPKFSTVMTLLILPVLLICLDTVLNTLAVAGVIDGNSSLVSFLRMLGKTPVALLITLVVCLAVFAKDYGMAKLEKLCGESLAPICGVILVTGAGGMFGGVLRSSGIGDALAGVLTNTGMPVIVAAFVISTCLRVAQGSATVALTTTAALISPVVAASTGLSELDLCFIVIAIAGGATVLSHFNDSGFWLVSRLLEMDEKTTLKTWTVMETLLGGIAFIIVATLSFIL